From the Bacillus marinisedimentorum genome, one window contains:
- a CDS encoding flagellar FlbD family protein yields MIELTRLNGQQLIVNALYIEQIEELPDTILTLTNGKKLVVREAGSEVKQKAAGFYAGIAVFGQRNDVEG; encoded by the coding sequence ATGATTGAGCTGACCCGGCTGAACGGACAGCAGCTGATTGTAAATGCCCTCTATATCGAACAAATTGAAGAGTTGCCGGATACGATTCTGACACTCACCAACGGCAAAAAGCTGGTTGTAAGGGAGGCCGGCAGTGAGGTGAAACAAAAAGCGGCCGGTTTTTATGCCGGAATCGCCGTATTCGGACAACGAAATGATGTGGAGGGATAG
- the fliY gene encoding flagellar motor switch phosphatase FliY has protein sequence MMSDDMLSQDEIDALLRGTSDMDETEGEQLKGNDLPSIDDYLTSLEQDALGEIGNISFGSSATALSTLLNHKVEITTPSVSIIDLNRLQDEFPQPYVAINVKYTEGFSGTNLLVVKTGDAGIIADLMLGGDGRNPSSDMGDIHLSAVQEAMNQMMGSSATSMSTIFNKRVDISPPAIDILDVADGAGLENLPEDTRLVKISFRIKVGDLIDSTIMQLLQVDFCKALVEELMNPQQEDEPLPDPPAGVQTEPEPVHSAVSQTGSGYGQAPAQYQTAGAGGYQHHAGHQRQTSNMYTGEPKNVQQAVFSDMTAGPGVPGASQNLDMLLDIPLQVTVELGRTNRTVKDILELSSGSIIELDKLAGEPVDILVNKKLIAKGEVVVIEENFGVRVTDIVSQTDRILKLK, from the coding sequence ATGATGAGTGATGATATGTTATCGCAGGATGAAATTGATGCCTTGCTGAGAGGTACAAGTGACATGGATGAAACAGAAGGTGAGCAGTTAAAAGGAAATGATTTACCTTCGATTGATGATTATCTGACATCACTCGAACAGGATGCGCTCGGCGAAATCGGCAATATATCGTTTGGAAGTTCAGCTACGGCTTTGTCCACACTGTTAAACCATAAAGTCGAAATTACGACGCCTTCTGTTTCAATCATTGATCTGAACCGCCTGCAGGACGAGTTCCCGCAGCCGTATGTAGCGATCAACGTGAAATATACAGAAGGGTTTTCAGGTACAAACTTGCTTGTTGTGAAAACGGGTGATGCAGGCATTATCGCCGATTTGATGCTGGGCGGAGATGGAAGGAACCCTTCCAGTGACATGGGGGACATCCACCTTAGCGCTGTTCAGGAAGCGATGAATCAAATGATGGGATCTTCAGCCACTTCGATGTCCACTATTTTCAATAAACGAGTTGATATTTCACCGCCTGCGATCGATATATTGGATGTCGCGGACGGCGCCGGCCTCGAAAACTTACCGGAAGATACGAGGCTCGTCAAAATTTCGTTCCGTATTAAGGTCGGCGATTTGATTGATTCGACAATCATGCAGCTGCTGCAAGTCGACTTTTGCAAAGCGCTGGTTGAAGAGCTTATGAATCCGCAGCAGGAAGACGAGCCGCTCCCTGACCCGCCGGCAGGTGTACAGACTGAACCCGAACCAGTTCATTCTGCTGTTTCGCAAACTGGAAGCGGTTATGGGCAGGCGCCGGCTCAGTACCAGACAGCTGGAGCAGGAGGGTATCAACACCATGCAGGCCACCAGCGGCAAACCTCAAACATGTACACAGGTGAGCCGAAAAATGTCCAGCAAGCCGTGTTTTCCGATATGACGGCCGGCCCAGGGGTGCCGGGAGCCTCACAAAACCTGGACATGCTGCTTGATATCCCGCTGCAGGTAACGGTTGAGCTCGGCCGTACCAACCGGACCGTGAAAGATATCCTGGAACTTTCCTCAGGGTCGATCATCGAACTTGATAAATTGGCAGGCGAACCCGTCGATATTCTAGTAAATAAAAAGCTGATTGCAAAAGGCGAGGTAGTCGTCATCGAGGAGAATTTCGGTGTCCGTGTGACAGATATCGTAAGCCAGACAGACAGAATATTGAAATTGAAGTGA
- the fliM gene encoding flagellar motor switch protein FliM: MAEEVLSQGEIDALLSAISTGEMNAEELKQEGKEKKVRVYDFKRALRFSKDQIRSLSRIHENFARLLTTFFSAQLRTYVQISVASVDQIPYEEFIRSIPKMTILNIYDVEPLDGRILFEINPNIAYAMMDRMLGGVGGSYNKIDNLTEIETRIMTQMFEKTAENLQEAWKSVVDIDPVLKDFEVNPQFLQMVSPNETVVVISLNTTIGETGGMINICIPHVVLEPIIPKLSVHYWMQTEKKERKPKEMASLENRLKNAKLPIKAELGNAAITMDELLNLSRGDVIPLAQKINDQIVIKVGDQPKFTGQPGRMDRKMAVQIFDTIKGGDSDDE, from the coding sequence TTGGCAGAAGAAGTCCTGTCGCAAGGTGAAATAGATGCTCTTCTTTCCGCCATTTCAACAGGTGAAATGAATGCGGAAGAGCTGAAGCAGGAAGGCAAAGAAAAGAAAGTGCGGGTCTATGATTTCAAGCGGGCACTGCGATTCTCGAAAGACCAGATCAGAAGTCTGTCAAGAATCCATGAAAACTTCGCTAGGCTGCTGACGACCTTCTTTTCGGCCCAGCTGAGGACATATGTGCAAATTTCAGTCGCTTCGGTCGATCAGATTCCATATGAAGAATTCATAAGGTCGATTCCGAAAATGACGATTCTGAATATTTATGATGTGGAACCGCTTGACGGCAGAATCCTGTTTGAGATTAATCCGAATATCGCATACGCGATGATGGACAGGATGCTCGGCGGAGTTGGCGGAAGCTATAATAAAATTGATAATCTCACCGAAATTGAGACGCGGATTATGACACAGATGTTTGAAAAAACGGCAGAGAATCTCCAGGAAGCATGGAAATCGGTCGTCGATATCGATCCCGTCCTAAAGGATTTCGAAGTGAATCCGCAATTTTTGCAGATGGTCTCACCCAATGAAACGGTCGTTGTCATCTCTTTGAATACGACAATTGGTGAAACAGGCGGAATGATCAATATCTGCATTCCCCACGTCGTACTGGAGCCGATTATTCCAAAGCTGTCCGTCCATTATTGGATGCAGACAGAAAAGAAGGAAAGAAAGCCGAAAGAAATGGCCTCACTTGAAAATAGGCTGAAAAATGCAAAGCTGCCGATCAAGGCTGAACTCGGAAACGCAGCAATTACGATGGATGAGCTGCTGAATCTTAGCCGGGGTGATGTCATTCCGCTGGCACAAAAAATCAACGATCAAATCGTAATCAAGGTTGGTGACCAGCCAAAATTCACCGGACAGCCGGGGAGAATGGATAGAAAAATGGCGGTGCAAATCTTCGATACCATAAAGGGGGGAGACAGCGATGATGAGTGA
- the fliR gene encoding flagellar biosynthetic protein FliR, whose product MADFIADFPVFLLVFVRMSAFFLTMPLFSYRNIPGQHKIALAFYMALLVFFSIDKPVIEIGGMFYLLILKEAAAGLAIGLFAFIILGAIQVAGGFIDFQMGFAIANVIDPQTGVQSPLVGQYLYTFALMLLLALDGHHLLLDGAYYSFQIIPVEQPGLMFGSESLIYHVITTFSMMFAAAFQMAIPVVGSLFLVDIALGIVARTVPQLNVFVVGLPLKIAVSFLVLLIVMPVFMMLIENLFEEMFYAMRGLMELLASG is encoded by the coding sequence ATGGCTGATTTCATTGCTGATTTCCCGGTTTTTTTGCTGGTTTTCGTAAGGATGTCAGCCTTTTTTCTGACGATGCCGCTGTTTTCCTATCGAAATATACCAGGACAGCATAAAATTGCCCTTGCTTTTTACATGGCGCTTCTTGTCTTTTTCTCAATTGACAAGCCTGTGATTGAAATAGGCGGCATGTTTTATCTATTGATCCTGAAAGAAGCTGCTGCGGGCCTTGCGATAGGGCTGTTTGCCTTTATTATCCTCGGTGCAATACAGGTTGCCGGCGGTTTTATCGACTTTCAGATGGGATTTGCGATTGCGAACGTCATTGACCCGCAGACAGGGGTTCAGTCCCCGTTAGTCGGCCAGTACCTTTATACGTTTGCGCTGATGCTTCTGCTAGCCCTGGATGGACATCATCTTTTGCTTGACGGTGCGTATTACAGCTTTCAGATCATTCCTGTGGAACAGCCCGGCCTGATGTTCGGAAGTGAATCACTCATATATCACGTTATCACGACTTTCAGCATGATGTTTGCGGCGGCATTCCAGATGGCAATCCCGGTAGTCGGTTCGCTGTTCCTTGTTGATATTGCACTCGGCATCGTGGCACGGACCGTTCCTCAACTGAACGTATTCGTTGTCGGCCTGCCTCTGAAAATTGCCGTCAGTTTTCTCGTATTATTAATCGTTATGCCAGTATTCATGATGCTGATTGAGAACCTTTTTGAAGAGATGTTTTATGCAATGCGCGGACTGATGGAATTGCTTGCTAGTGGGTGA
- the flhB gene encoding flagellar biosynthesis protein FlhB: MRLKLDLQFFSQEKTEKATPKKRMDSRKKGQVAKSSDVNTAMILLFVFLFLWAGGGYMEDRFFALFTHSFQESMLEDLTLANVPALFNEAAIDAAIIVAPVMAVAAAGAVFANYIQIGFLFSTEAIHFKLNKLDPIQGFKRIYSVRALVEMLKSILKISLVGFLTFGVIWLNFGEIIKLSSIDRASALAFLGGLTVQMGLYASLLLLFLAGLDYLYQRYDFEKNIRMSKQDVKDEYKKSEGDPLIKSKIKEKQRQMAMQRMMQEVPKADVVITNPTHFAIALKYDEERSDAPYVVAKGVDYVALKIKEAASKHEVATVEDRPLARALYAEVEIGDEIPEAFFKAIAEILAYVYRVEKKL, from the coding sequence ATGAGATTGAAACTGGATTTGCAATTTTTCTCACAGGAAAAAACAGAAAAAGCGACACCGAAGAAAAGGATGGATTCACGTAAAAAAGGTCAGGTAGCCAAAAGCTCTGACGTGAATACCGCGATGATCCTCCTGTTTGTCTTCTTGTTCTTGTGGGCGGGAGGAGGCTATATGGAAGACCGCTTCTTCGCGCTTTTCACCCACAGCTTCCAGGAAAGCATGCTGGAGGATTTAACGCTGGCAAACGTGCCCGCACTATTCAATGAAGCGGCAATAGACGCTGCGATCATTGTAGCGCCGGTTATGGCTGTGGCTGCCGCCGGAGCTGTATTCGCAAACTACATCCAGATCGGCTTCCTTTTTTCCACAGAAGCAATCCATTTCAAGTTGAACAAGCTGGATCCTATCCAGGGATTCAAACGAATCTATTCGGTCAGGGCCCTCGTTGAAATGCTGAAGTCGATTTTGAAGATTTCTCTCGTTGGATTTTTGACGTTCGGCGTGATCTGGCTGAACTTTGGTGAAATCATTAAACTTTCAAGCATAGACCGTGCTTCAGCACTTGCATTTCTTGGAGGACTGACCGTCCAAATGGGCCTGTATGCATCACTCCTCCTGTTATTTCTGGCGGGGCTGGATTATTTATATCAGCGCTACGATTTTGAAAAAAACATCCGAATGTCAAAACAGGACGTCAAAGATGAATATAAAAAATCGGAAGGGGACCCGCTGATCAAGTCAAAAATAAAGGAAAAACAACGGCAAATGGCCATGCAGAGAATGATGCAGGAAGTACCGAAGGCCGATGTCGTCATTACCAACCCGACCCACTTCGCCATCGCACTCAAGTATGACGAGGAACGCTCGGACGCCCCCTATGTAGTGGCTAAGGGTGTCGATTATGTCGCCTTAAAGATAAAAGAAGCGGCGAGCAAGCATGAAGTTGCGACGGTGGAAGACCGGCCGCTCGCACGGGCGCTTTACGCCGAAGTTGAAATCGGTGATGAGATACCAGAGGCGTTTTTCAAGGCCATAGCGGAGATCCTTGCTTATGTATACAGGGTCGAAAAAAAATTGTGA
- the fliP gene encoding flagellar type III secretion system pore protein FliP (The bacterial flagellar biogenesis protein FliP forms a type III secretion system (T3SS)-type pore required for flagellar assembly.) has product MTEFLPAIDLAGTEGTGSLSTTLQLLLLLTVLSIAPAILVLMTSFTRIVIVLSFVRTSLATQQMPPNQVLVGLALFLTFFIMAPTFSEVNEQALTPLLNGEITQEEAYSEASLPMKEFMAKYTREKDLALFIDYGGFEKPETIADIPMTALVPAYAISELKTAFQMGFMLFVPFLVIDMVVASILMSMGMMMLPPVMISLPFKILLFVLVDGWYLIIKSLLISFS; this is encoded by the coding sequence ATGACCGAATTTTTACCAGCTATTGATCTTGCCGGAACAGAAGGAACCGGAAGTTTATCGACAACATTGCAGCTGCTTCTTCTATTGACCGTTTTGTCAATCGCGCCGGCAATCCTCGTCCTTATGACGAGTTTTACGAGAATCGTCATAGTGCTGTCTTTTGTCCGCACATCATTGGCGACACAGCAGATGCCTCCAAATCAAGTGCTGGTGGGGCTGGCCCTTTTTCTCACTTTCTTTATTATGGCTCCGACGTTTTCCGAAGTGAATGAACAGGCGTTGACGCCGCTTTTGAATGGTGAGATTACACAAGAGGAAGCATACAGCGAGGCAAGCCTGCCGATGAAAGAATTCATGGCGAAATACACGAGGGAAAAAGACCTTGCCCTGTTCATTGATTACGGCGGATTTGAGAAGCCTGAAACGATTGCTGACATTCCGATGACCGCACTTGTTCCCGCCTATGCCATCAGTGAGCTGAAGACAGCATTTCAGATGGGGTTCATGCTTTTTGTCCCTTTTCTCGTGATCGATATGGTTGTTGCCAGTATCTTGATGTCAATGGGGATGATGATGCTCCCGCCGGTCATGATTTCACTGCCTTTTAAAATTCTGCTGTTCGTTCTTGTGGACGGATGGTATTTAATCATAAAATCGCTGTTAATCAGCTTTTCATAG
- a CDS encoding response regulator: MAKKVLIVDDAAFMRMMIKDILSKNGYEIVAEAADGQQALDLYKEHTPDLVTMDITMPEMDGITSLKEIKKINPDAKVIMCSAMGQQAMVIDAIQAGAKDFIVKPFQADRVIEAVSKTVG; encoded by the coding sequence ATGGCAAAAAAGGTATTAATTGTAGATGATGCAGCTTTCATGAGAATGATGATAAAAGACATCCTTTCCAAAAACGGTTATGAAATCGTGGCTGAAGCAGCAGACGGCCAGCAGGCTCTGGATCTTTATAAAGAACACACACCCGACCTGGTCACGATGGACATTACTATGCCGGAAATGGACGGTATTACATCTTTGAAGGAAATTAAGAAGATCAATCCTGATGCAAAAGTTATCATGTGTTCAGCGATGGGACAGCAAGCAATGGTAATTGACGCGATCCAGGCCGGAGCAAAAGACTTTATCGTCAAGCCGTTCCAGGCAGACCGCGTCATCGAAGCTGTTTCGAAAACGGTCGGATAA
- the fliL gene encoding flagellar basal body-associated protein FliL, with protein sequence MLKSKFARAMLVTLSAIVLIGATAVIVLMVLDKRDAEAAEPSIDQILEASIDTEEITTNLLSDDYVRIQFKIQADSKEAKNELAKRDFQVRNIVIQELASMKAGDFEGKEGIRRIEEQLELQLNEVLKEGTVEKVYTTSFILQ encoded by the coding sequence ATGTTAAAAAGCAAATTCGCCAGAGCGATGCTTGTTACCCTTTCAGCAATCGTCCTGATTGGTGCAACAGCAGTCATAGTGCTGATGGTTTTGGATAAGAGGGATGCTGAAGCAGCAGAGCCGTCAATTGATCAGATTCTTGAAGCGTCGATTGATACAGAAGAAATTACAACGAATTTATTGAGTGATGATTATGTGAGAATACAATTCAAGATACAGGCCGATTCAAAAGAGGCCAAAAACGAACTGGCAAAAAGGGATTTCCAGGTCCGCAACATCGTCATCCAGGAACTTGCTTCAATGAAAGCGGGGGATTTTGAAGGAAAAGAAGGCATACGGCGTATTGAAGAGCAGCTCGAGCTTCAACTAAATGAAGTGCTAAAAGAGGGCACTGTCGAAAAGGTTTATACGACATCCTTCATCCTCCAATAA
- a CDS encoding flagellar biosynthetic protein FliO gives MKKAILFVFIFCIAAAIAAPASPAAASSAGTTVDDALNKGKEDKKSATERQEPSITGTSENPPSYDSPITFFTFVKMFAALGFVVALIYGLLKLINSKANPFNSYRSMENVGGIPLGSNKSVQLIRLGGRILVVGVGETVTLLKEIESEDEVSELLREADGQKRPGQPFLLLEKFKARKEKQQNQNQSAGVFKDVMKQQLERTAAERSRILDDFEQQKDRNEPR, from the coding sequence ATGAAAAAAGCTATTCTATTTGTGTTTATATTTTGTATCGCAGCTGCAATTGCTGCACCTGCATCTCCAGCAGCGGCGTCATCAGCCGGCACTACTGTAGATGATGCCCTGAATAAAGGGAAGGAAGACAAGAAGTCAGCAACTGAAAGGCAGGAGCCATCTATAACCGGAACTTCTGAAAATCCGCCGTCGTATGATAGCCCGATTACATTTTTCACGTTCGTCAAAATGTTTGCAGCTCTGGGCTTTGTCGTCGCTCTTATTTACGGTCTGCTGAAACTCATCAACAGTAAAGCGAATCCATTCAATTCCTACCGTTCAATGGAAAACGTGGGAGGGATTCCGCTCGGCAGCAATAAGTCGGTTCAGCTCATCAGGCTTGGCGGCCGAATTCTGGTCGTTGGTGTCGGTGAAACGGTTACCTTATTGAAGGAAATTGAAAGTGAAGACGAAGTCTCGGAATTGCTCCGGGAGGCGGACGGACAAAAACGTCCTGGCCAGCCTTTCCTATTACTTGAAAAATTCAAGGCGCGAAAGGAAAAGCAGCAGAATCAAAATCAATCGGCGGGAGTCTTTAAAGACGTCATGAAACAGCAGCTTGAGAGAACAGCCGCCGAAAGAAGCCGCATTCTCGATGACTTCGAACAGCAAAAAGACAGGAATGAACCGCGATGA
- the fliQ gene encoding flagellar biosynthesis protein FliQ, which yields MSSEFVISLAEKGVYTTLIIAGPLLLLALGVGLIVSIFQATTQIQEQTLAFIPKILSVLVGLIFFGPWMLTRIVTYAHDIFSNLHRFVGL from the coding sequence ATGAGCTCAGAATTTGTCATTTCGTTAGCTGAAAAAGGCGTTTACACGACGCTTATCATTGCCGGTCCGCTGCTCTTGCTTGCTCTTGGTGTCGGATTGATCGTGAGTATTTTTCAGGCGACAACACAAATCCAGGAACAGACACTTGCTTTCATTCCGAAAATATTGTCCGTTTTGGTCGGTCTGATTTTTTTCGGGCCATGGATGCTTACCAGGATTGTCACGTATGCCCATGACATCTTCAGCAATCTTCACAGATTTGTAGGTTTGTAA
- the flgG gene encoding flagellar basal body rod protein FlgG has protein sequence MLRSMYSGIGGMKSFQTKLDVIGNNIANVNTYGYKKGRTTFKDLVSQQISGASAPTATKGGINPKQVGLGAQLATIDTIHTQGSLQTTARPLDLAISGDGYFIVNDGANDFVTRAGNFYMDESGDLVNGNGLYVKVVGADKANIPTEAKSFSIGADGTITYILEGNSTPQTAGQIALAKFANNGGLEKVGDNLYQETTNSGTLSEFAPGTNGTGDIVAGALEMSNVDLSEEFTEMIVAQRGFQANTRIITTSDEILQELVNLKR, from the coding sequence ATGCTACGTTCAATGTACTCAGGAATCGGCGGGATGAAAAGCTTTCAGACAAAACTCGATGTGATCGGCAACAATATCGCGAATGTAAATACATACGGCTACAAAAAGGGCCGGACAACATTCAAGGACCTCGTCAGCCAGCAGATATCAGGTGCGAGTGCGCCTACCGCTACGAAAGGCGGAATCAATCCGAAGCAGGTCGGGCTTGGTGCTCAGCTCGCCACCATCGACACTATTCATACACAGGGAAGCCTCCAGACAACAGCCCGCCCGCTTGACCTTGCCATTTCAGGTGATGGGTATTTTATTGTCAATGACGGAGCCAATGATTTTGTGACAAGGGCAGGTAATTTTTACATGGATGAAAGCGGAGATCTGGTCAATGGTAACGGCTTATATGTAAAAGTTGTCGGTGCGGACAAAGCTAACATTCCTACTGAAGCAAAAAGCTTCAGCATCGGTGCGGATGGCACGATCACTTATATTTTAGAAGGTAACAGCACACCGCAGACTGCAGGACAAATCGCGCTTGCTAAGTTTGCCAATAACGGCGGGCTTGAGAAAGTAGGGGACAACCTGTATCAGGAAACGACAAACTCCGGCACATTAAGCGAATTTGCGCCTGGAACGAACGGCACTGGTGACATTGTTGCCGGAGCACTTGAAATGTCAAACGTCGACCTTTCTGAAGAATTCACGGAAATGATCGTCGCCCAGCGCGGGTTCCAGGCAAACACGAGAATCATCACCACTTCCGATGAAATTCTTCAGGAACTGGTTAATTTAAAACGTTAA